The [Clostridium] scindens ATCC 35704 nucleotide sequence CAGGCCCTTTCCTCCGATCTGATCCAAGGTCACATCCAGACGCTTGTCGCCGGTTGTCTCCATCGTCATCATTTCCAGTTCTATCTTGGGATGGCTGCGCCTGATATGCTCCATAACCTTTTCCGTCTGGATAATTGCCAGCCGGCTCTCTCTGCTTCCTACTACGATCTTTCTACTCATTTGTACTTATATCCTCTTTTTCTAAATCTTTTAACGCCAGCCTGATCTGCCCGGCCGCCTTTCTAGCTTTGGCATGATCCTGGCCGCTGGCTGTAATCCCGGCCACAACATTGCCTTGGATGGCGACTGCGGGAAAGTAAAAATCGCACAGTTCCTTCTTGTGCGACGTATTAACCAGAATCCCTCTTTTCCTGCAGCATCTGGCAACCTCCTCATTAAGGGCCGCATCATCGGTAGCCGCCAGTACGATATCCGCCTTATCCAGCAGGCTTTCATGATAGGTACCTCTGTACCACTTCAACACTTTGTCCCGCTCAAGCTGATGGATCTCCTCCTCTGCTTCCGGGGAGGCGACCAATATATCCGATGCAAACGCAGCCAGCGTGCACGCTCTCCTTGCGGCGACCTTTCCTCCGCCTACAATAACGATTCTTTTCTCTGACAAATCCACAAACATGGGAAAAAATGGTTTTTTCATATGCATCCCTTTCTTTCAATCACTTTTACTATCATAGCATAGGTTATGCAAAAAATCAGCATACTAATTGCATCACAAATATCACAGACTAAACGGAGACGATACCTATTATGGACAATGCTATATTACAGGAACTCTACGATTATTATAAAGAAGACCATTCTCTTTCCCAGTCGGAACTGATCATCGCCATGCTGACGCGGATACAGGAAACTGTCGGATACGTATCCAAAGACGTTCAGGAAGAGGTGGCCCGGCTCACAGGAGTAAACCGCGGCTATGTGGCTGCCATCATCAAGAATCTGCCCCATCTGCATGCGCAGGCATTCCGCCATGAGATCCGTGTCTGCATCTCCGACAGATGCAAGGCCAGAGGTGGTTCCGACCTTTTGAAAAAACTGCAAAAACTCCTCAAGATCAAGCCAGGCCAAGTGACAAAAGACGGCGTTTTTCTTCTAAATACCGAATACTGCATGCACAACTGCATGCATGGCCCTAACATAAAAATAGATGGACGAATCTATGAGAATGTGCAGATATCCCAATTGCCGCAATTATTGGAAAAACTCCGGCATTAACCGTTTGACAGTCCCTCTCCTTTATTGTAAGATAAAAATTATCAAGGGCGGATTCCAGCTTATTCCGCCGATGTTATTGTAGTTTTTTAAAGGAGAGAACATACATGGACCAAAAAAAGGGAATTCTCGTGGTCAGTTTTGGAACCAGTCATCCTGTGACCAGGGCAGCCACAATTGAAGCGATCGAAGACAGCATAAGCAAAGCCTTTGCTGACATCAAAGTATACCGAGCCTGGACCAGTAAGATGATTATATCTAAAATCCAAAAAAATACAATGGAAAAAATACCCACGGTAAACGAAGCGCTAAGCCAGATGGCCGCGGATGGAATAACAGATGTCTTTATCCAGCCAACCCATGTGATCAATGGAATTGAAAATGACATAATGAAAGCGGATGCCTTAAAGTTCCGGGATTCCTTTGATTCTATTTCTTTCGGAGTACCGCTATTATCCTCTACACAAGATATGGAAGAACTGGTTCATATTATTATAGAGGCATTTCCGTCTCTGGGAAATGATGAAGTTCTGATCCTGATGGGCCATGGAAGCGAACACTATGCGAATATGGCTTATGCAGCGCTTGACTATATGTTTAAGCAGAAGGGATACTCCCAGATCTACGTTGGAACGGTAGAAGCTTACCCTTCCCTGGAACACATTCTTTGTGGACTGCCGGGCAAGGGCATAAGGAGAATCCATCTGGCGCCCCTTATGATCGTGGCCGGGGATCATGCCACCAATGATATGGCCGGGGATTCCAAAGACTCCTGGGCCAGCATATGTAAAGATGCCGGCTATGATGTAGCCTGCCATCTAACCGGACTTGGAGAATATGTTGCCATACGCCGCCTTTTTATCCAGCATCTTTCCAGCGCCTTGAATATATAAAAGAGCCATCTAATCGACTCTTTCTTTTTCCATACCGCTCTTTAGTTCTTCAATTGTTCTGGGAATCGGCTTCACGCCATAGATTTGTCCCACTTGGAATAATAGCGGCTTTTTCAGCCTGCATCTCTCCAGCAATTCTTTACGCGCAAAAATCTCTTCTGGCTGGCCGTCTGCTTCAATGACGCCATCATGAAAAATCAGAATCCTTTCTGCCCATTCCCAGGCAAAATCGATGTCATGGGTAGCGATCACAAGTCCCATTCCTTGCCCGCTTAATTTATCAAGATTCTCTTTAAGCATTCCGCAATTAAAAGGGTCAAGACTAGATGCTGGTTCGTCCATCAGAAGCATCCGAGGACGCATCGCCAGCACATCTGCAATGCTAACCCGTTTCTTCTCTCCACCGGACAAATAATGAGGCGCCCTTTTGCGCAGCGTCTTAAGCCCCATATTGCCAAGGGCATCTTCTACCCTTTCTCTTACATCATCTTCCGATATCTTCAGATTCATCGGTCCAAAACTGACCTCTGACTCAACTGTACCTGCGATCAACTGGCTGTCCGCCTCCTGGAACACCAATCCGATTTTCTGGCGTAGTTCTGTAATTTCCTGCTTATCCCAATGGATTTCTTTTCCTTCAAGATAGACCTTGCCTTTCTGAGGCTTCAGAATCCCGTTGGCGCATAAGAAAAAGGTGCTTTTTCCTGCTCCGTTATTCCCCAGCAGGGCAACCTTCTCTCCCTGATGAATTGTTACATCCACCTGTTTTAAGGCTTCCCTTTCCCCGTCATAACTATATCCAACCTGTTCAAACCGTAATATCTCTACCATCTTACTCTCCCATCACAGACTTATCTGACCATCACGCACAATAACCATTCCAAGACCGCAAGAAATATAGCGCCTGCGACATATGCCGGCTGCCATTTTCTCTCCGGATCCAAAAATCGGATGCTTCCATCAAAGCAACGGCTTTCCATAGCGTCAAAATTACGGCTGGCCTGGCGATAGCTGTATGCCAGCAAGTTTGAATAAATTCGCCCTGTAGTCCGGATGCCGGTAGGATAATCAATATACCCTAGCCTGCTCATTGCGGAGTTCTTCATGGAATCATGTATATTGAATAGCACAAAGATATATCGGTAGATCAGATACATCAATTCCGTCATCACGTCCGGACATCGCATTTTTCTAAGCACACCTATAATCTCTGGCATCGGCGTGCTCAGACTCAGCAGATATAATGCGCTGACCGCTCCCAATGCCCTGGCCATTACAAGCATAGTCCTAACTTGCGCCGCCTTTGTCACGCACAGATATCCGATGCCGATAGAAATGCTAAGATTCCCTTTATCTGCGGGATTATATTCCCACAAAAGCGCAAGGCCGCTGATCATCAGAAAGGATAGGGGCACAGCGACCATATGGAGATATGTCTTTACGCGTACCCCTCCCGCTATGATGCTAATCAGCATGAGCAGAATCGCGATCTGTACTCCTATCACCGGTCTCCCGGCACAGATACTGCATGCCATAAGACTAATAGCAAGCAGGAACTTAAGAAGAGGCGGCACCTCGGACAGCCGGGAACTTCCTGCCAGCAGGTCAATCTCGACCCTTTGTTCTTTCACATGCCCTGCCCACAGAAACAATCCTGCGGCGCAGATGCTTAACAGCAGCAATGCCGCGTTTGATATGTAATTGTAAAACAGGCACCAGACTACGCCGGCTGCCAGGATTCCCGTAAAAATCATTCTTTATTCTTCCTGTTTCATATATTTCTTACGCGCTGCCAGATATCCAAAGCAATATGAGATAATGCCGACTCCAATCCCCGTCTGCACGCAGAATATCAGGCTCTCGATCTCCCCTGGAATCTCTCCCCCGATAAAGTTCTCAAGAATCGGGGTGAACCATGGCGTGTATTCCTTGCCCGTCACCTCATTGACCATCTGGCTTCCGGCATCATCGCTTCCGCCAAACTCGGCGCCCTTCAATGCGATAAAGGGAACAACGATCAGTAAAAGGCTCACGATAATTAGAATGGTTACAAGTTTCTTGTTTGATTTCCTGCTATCTGACATCAGCGTTCTCCTTTCCTATAAAACCGATTGCACGGAGTTCCGGCGCAGCAAAACTTTCCATACCCATCACGATCAATACGGTAAGAATTCCTTCCAAGATTGCAAGCGGCAGCTGCGTGGGAGCAAAAACCCCAAGGAATTTGACTGCGCTTAAAGCCACGCCTCCGCTGGCGCTTGGATATGCCACTGCCAGCTGGATGCTCGTCACGCAATAGGTCAGCAGATCTCCCAGACATGCTGCTAAAAATATGGTCGCCTTCCTGTTCCAGTTTAATTTCTTACCAATTGCATAAATGCCAAAACTTAAAAACGGCCCCGCAATTGCCATGCTGAATGTATTGGCGCCCAGAGTAGTCAGTCCGCCGTGCGCCAGCAGGATTGCCTGGAATAACAGCACAATAATGCCAAGCACGCTGACCGCCGTCGGTCCAAACAGAATAGCCCCCAGCCCTGTTCCTGTCATATGGCTGCAGCTTCCCGTTACTGAGGGAATCTTAAGAGATGATATAACAAAGATAAACGCTCCTGACATAGCAAGCAGAATGAGTGCCTTTCTTTGTTTCTGAACGGTATGGCGGATGCTGATCACGCCTGCAGCCAGAAACGGGATGCTGACGGCCCCCCATGCGATGCAGTGTCCCGCCGGCAGATACCCTTCCATAATGTGCATAGCCTGCGAATCAAAGCCACAGACATACAAAGCAGCGGCAAATACGGAAAAGAGCCATAGTCTCTTTTCGACTTTTGTCCATTTTTTCATGTTGTTTCATTCCTCCTAGTTTGTATTTTTATTAGGGATTTCTTTCCTCACGTTGGAATCTATATTTTTACATATGAAAAGGCTATGGCAATTATTTCATTTATCGCCATAGCCGTATTTCTATGCAAATAAAACCAATTGCTCCATCCATTCCATGAAACAATCAGCAATCCCTCTTCTTGTAGGTCTTCTGACTCGCGCTTACGACACTTGCTTGAAGTCTCAGCGCCTGCATTCTGCCTTCTCGGTTTCCCAATGACTGGCTTTCGCCAACGAATTACAGGCTCGGCGCATACAGCGGCGGTACCGTCCAGGATTCGCACCTGGTTCCCTTGTCCATTCATATTGCTGTTACCACAATATGACCACAATAAGTTCTTATTCTATTTCGTCCGTTTTAAAGTGTACACCATCTTCCATTTAATGTCAATGCAATTCAAAACGCCCGAAATACCTGTCCGTCAGGCCTTCATCTTCCCCATTTACCACCAGATGCATCGGCATCCCCATCTGGATCGTCATCATTCCCATTAAAGATTTTCCGTTAATGACGACTCTCTTATCCGAAACATCTTTTACATCTATATCTGACTTCATTTTCTGGCACGCCTTGCAGAAGCTTAGTATCTGTCCTGGCGTGACAAACTTTACTGTCTTTTTTACCATCCTTATAACCTCCTCTTTTCCTTATACCTTTTGTAGTATATAATGAGATTCAGAAATTGTATAATACATATATGAAATAGTTGATATATCATATATGCATAATGGAGGTATTATGGAAATCACCTATGATTACTACAGGATATTTTACTATGTGGCCAAATACAAAAGTTTCTCAAAAGCGGCCACCATACTGATGAGCAGCCAGCCCAACATCTCCCGCTTTATGAGCAATCTGGAGAGCCAGCTTGGCTGCAAGCTCTTCATACGTTCCAACCGCGGGGTGACCTTGACCCTGGAAGGGCAGAAACTGTACCACCATGTCTCCATCGCTTTCCAGCACCTTCAGGCTGCCGAGATGGAACTGGCTCAGGACCGAAGCCTGGAACATGGCATCCTGACCCTAAGCGCCAGCGAGATCGCGCTCCACTTACTGCTTCTGCCTGTCCTAAGCAAATTTCACCAGACCTATCCCGGCATACGGCTGCGGATCTCCAACCATTCCACGCCAGAGGCGATACAGGCCGTCAAATCCGGGACCGCGGATCTGGCCGTGGTATCCACACCCACGGATATCCATGACCCGTTAAGGGCACAGTTACTTATGAAGGCCTCGGATATCCTGGTCGGCAACCGGCAGTATGATTTTCTGACAAAAGAGCCGGTACATCTGGCAGAAATTGCCAGATATCCTCTCATATGCCTGGGCAGGCACACTACCACCTATGAATTCTACTACAAATTCTATCTGGAGCATGGCCTGATTCTGTCTCCGGACACAGAGGTTGCCACTATCGATCAGATACCGCCGATGATCCTGCATAATCTGGGAATCGGATTTCTTCCGGAGAAACTGGCCAGAGATGCGATCTCCCAGGGGAAAGTGGTCAAGATCCCTTTAATCGAACAGATCCCCCAGCGTGACATCTGCCTGATTGAAGACAGAAGCGCGCCTTTAAGCATTGCCGCCAATGCTCTAAAGCAGATGCTCCTGTCCTGCGTAGGCCAGAGCCAGAGTCAGGATCTGTCCAGCATATAAATCAATGCATTGCAGATACAGGCGGCAATATTGCTTCCGCCTTTTCTGCCCCTCGCTACAATATAGGGCGTATCTTCAAGGCTTCTGATCAGTTCTTTCGACTGCACCACGTTCACAAATCCCACCGGAACTGCAATTACCAGTTCCGG carries:
- a CDS encoding precorrin-2 dehydrogenase/sirohydrochlorin ferrochelatase family protein, whose translation is MKKPFFPMFVDLSEKRIVIVGGGKVAARRACTLAAFASDILVASPEAEEEIHQLERDKVLKWYRGTYHESLLDKADIVLAATDDAALNEEVARCCRKRGILVNTSHKKELCDFYFPAVAIQGNVVAGITASGQDHAKARKAAGQIRLALKDLEKEDISTNE
- a CDS encoding NADH-quinone oxidoreductase subunit NuoE family protein, with translation MDNAILQELYDYYKEDHSLSQSELIIAMLTRIQETVGYVSKDVQEEVARLTGVNRGYVAAIIKNLPHLHAQAFRHEIRVCISDRCKARGGSDLLKKLQKLLKIKPGQVTKDGVFLLNTEYCMHNCMHGPNIKIDGRIYENVQISQLPQLLEKLRH
- a CDS encoding sirohydrochlorin cobaltochelatase translates to MDQKKGILVVSFGTSHPVTRAATIEAIEDSISKAFADIKVYRAWTSKMIISKIQKNTMEKIPTVNEALSQMAADGITDVFIQPTHVINGIENDIMKADALKFRDSFDSISFGVPLLSSTQDMEELVHIIIEAFPSLGNDEVLILMGHGSEHYANMAYAALDYMFKQKGYSQIYVGTVEAYPSLEHILCGLPGKGIRRIHLAPLMIVAGDHATNDMAGDSKDSWASICKDAGYDVACHLTGLGEYVAIRRLFIQHLSSALNI
- a CDS encoding energy-coupling factor ABC transporter ATP-binding protein; amino-acid sequence: MVEILRFEQVGYSYDGEREALKQVDVTIHQGEKVALLGNNGAGKSTFFLCANGILKPQKGKVYLEGKEIHWDKQEITELRQKIGLVFQEADSQLIAGTVESEVSFGPMNLKISEDDVRERVEDALGNMGLKTLRKRAPHYLSGGEKKRVSIADVLAMRPRMLLMDEPASSLDPFNCGMLKENLDKLSGQGMGLVIATHDIDFAWEWAERILIFHDGVIEADGQPEEIFARKELLERCRLKKPLLFQVGQIYGVKPIPRTIEELKSGMEKERVD
- the cbiQ gene encoding cobalt ECF transporter T component CbiQ, with translation MIFTGILAAGVVWCLFYNYISNAALLLLSICAAGLFLWAGHVKEQRVEIDLLAGSSRLSEVPPLLKFLLAISLMACSICAGRPVIGVQIAILLMLISIIAGGVRVKTYLHMVAVPLSFLMISGLALLWEYNPADKGNLSISIGIGYLCVTKAAQVRTMLVMARALGAVSALYLLSLSTPMPEIIGVLRKMRCPDVMTELMYLIYRYIFVLFNIHDSMKNSAMSRLGYIDYPTGIRTTGRIYSNLLAYSYRQASRNFDAMESRCFDGSIRFLDPERKWQPAYVAGAIFLAVLEWLLCVMVR
- a CDS encoding energy-coupling factor ABC transporter substrate-binding protein encodes the protein MSDSRKSNKKLVTILIIVSLLLIVVPFIALKGAEFGGSDDAGSQMVNEVTGKEYTPWFTPILENFIGGEIPGEIESLIFCVQTGIGVGIISYCFGYLAARKKYMKQEE
- a CDS encoding energy-coupling factor ABC transporter permease — translated: MKKWTKVEKRLWLFSVFAAALYVCGFDSQAMHIMEGYLPAGHCIAWGAVSIPFLAAGVISIRHTVQKQRKALILLAMSGAFIFVISSLKIPSVTGSCSHMTGTGLGAILFGPTAVSVLGIIVLLFQAILLAHGGLTTLGANTFSMAIAGPFLSFGIYAIGKKLNWNRKATIFLAACLGDLLTYCVTSIQLAVAYPSASGGVALSAVKFLGVFAPTQLPLAILEGILTVLIVMGMESFAAPELRAIGFIGKENADVR
- a CDS encoding HPr family phosphocarrier protein, whose product is MVKKTVKFVTPGQILSFCKACQKMKSDIDVKDVSDKRVVINGKSLMGMMTIQMGMPMHLVVNGEDEGLTDRYFGRFELH
- a CDS encoding LysR family transcriptional regulator, which translates into the protein MEITYDYYRIFYYVAKYKSFSKAATILMSSQPNISRFMSNLESQLGCKLFIRSNRGVTLTLEGQKLYHHVSIAFQHLQAAEMELAQDRSLEHGILTLSASEIALHLLLLPVLSKFHQTYPGIRLRISNHSTPEAIQAVKSGTADLAVVSTPTDIHDPLRAQLLMKASDILVGNRQYDFLTKEPVHLAEIARYPLICLGRHTTTYEFYYKFYLEHGLILSPDTEVATIDQIPPMILHNLGIGFLPEKLARDAISQGKVVKIPLIEQIPQRDICLIEDRSAPLSIAANALKQMLLSCVGQSQSQDLSSI